The Fusarium falciforme chromosome 4, complete sequence genomic interval GGTATAGGGTTGGCTTCTGATTGTCTTGTGCATTCTGAGCAGGGATGTGTCGCGGATTGGCAGACGGAGCAGGGGCTCCTCAGCTCATGGAGCATCTTTTGACGATACCACACCTCCCAACCTTCCGAGTCTTGGAGGTCTTCATCTGCTCGAGTCAAGAGCTGGACTAGGATGGCCAGATCTGGGTCGTCATAGCGCTCGAGGCGACGAGCGTGACCAGACTGTTGATCGATCACAACTCCAAAGCAAAGCACGCGTCCAATTTGCTCTAGGCGGCTCAACTCGACATTCTTCCAGTCGTCGGGGAAGATCTTGTAGTGGGCAACACGCAGACCCTTGACGATAGCCTGCAGGTTAGACAGGTCTGGGGCGATGGGCTCCGAGACGTGGCGGACGGTGGAGCAGAATTGGGAGGGAACCTTGAGGCAGTTCTCGACCTTGGTGAAGTCGCGGACTTCGGGCTCGTGGTGCTCGTACCAGATGCGTCGGGGCTCGGAGTTGTCTTTGTCGAGGAAGAAGTGTTTGCTGTGCATCAAGGCGTTACGGCCGGCCTCGACGGCTGGGGTAAAGGGTTCGTTGTATTTTTGCTCCCCGCCTTGGTGTCTTTTCCACGAGTAGCTCTCTGCGTCTGCTGCGAGGCTGCTATAGTACTTGGACGGTTCCATCGGTACTGCCGGTGGGAGAGGAGCTTCGACGGAGAACGAGATGTTGGAGACATTATGGCAGAGACGTATCTTCCAGGCCGTGTTCTCAGTATCTGGAGTCGTGAAGCCGTCTGTCCAGTTGGGAACCCACGAAGGAAGATTATCTCTCGACTTGGCCACCAGGTCTGCAGAGGATATCCAGAACAAGCCCGTCTCCTGCATTATCAAGACGGCGACCCTACAGAAAAGGGTAGCCACCGAAGTGCTATAGTCGGTCCTGAGTTTGTAGTTGGACCCCATGCCGAGCTTGGTGAGTAGCCGAGCCAGGGCATAGATCTTGTCCCTCGGCTCAGAAGAGTGCCTATGTCGAAACGTCCGTAACAGCCAGAGAAGGGGACTTCCAAGTGACCGCTGGAAGTAGTCCAGGTCCCTCATCTCGGCGATGGACTCGTACCTCTGCAGCCGGCGGAGCTCGGATATCGTCTTGAGCTTCgtgacgaggaggccgacgACCCTCGCGTTCTCAGCAGCCAGGTTTGGTAGTTTCGCCCCCACGACGGACGCGAGCATGTTGAAGGACATGGTGACCTTGCCGTAGCTGAGGACGAGCTCACGAGCTACGCCGACTTCCTGCGTGATCCACATGCGATCCCACCAGGGTGCGACGACAAACATGCGGAGCCACTCAAAGAGGTTTCGCTGCTTGAGCTCCATCTTGGGAGTGAGTctcttggagaagaggtCCATGTCTTGGAGTTTGGCGGTTAGGGTGGGTGATGAAAGGGCCCTTAATAGGCCAAAGATGCAGCGACACCGTTGATGAGCCGATATCTCTGAGGATTTGCTTGTCTCAAACTCTGAAAGAGAAAGGTGAATCTCCTCCCAGGCTTCGCCTTCGTCATCCGAGTACTCGAATGCCTCTAGAGGACCCAGCTCTTCAAGCCTTGTCTCGAAGCTGGCATGTTCCCTCAACAGGGGATCACCAACGTAGGCGCGAACCTGAGAAGCCCAGCCAAAGATGTCATTCATGAGACTGACCTGAGTGCTCTTGTCCTCCACATCCTCCTGGTCTATACACAGCGCATCCGCCCATACCGTCACAGGGTTACGAGTAGAGCGGAGAGTCCGTAGAgcgaggtcgaggttgacggTTATACCCCTCGAGAGGCCGTTGAGCGTCACTTGTCTGAGAGCTCTCCTGCTTCCCCAAGTGTAGGACAGGGCCGTGTACTCAAAGGTCTGATCCGCCTCAAAGAGCTCCGCCTGGAGTGCATCGTCCCACTTCCCGGGAAGAAGCTTGATCAGACGAAATCGTCCTTCAGGAAGCCTGTAGTACAGCCTCGGGGCCATAATCGAAAAGGATTCTTCAGCTTGTCAAGGAAGTTTGGATCTTTGGTATCACGATCCAAGGACGAACGCAGCAACATATGTAGGATGACCAGAGCGGGGGGGATTCGGCTACAGCACCCGTCTTTAACAGGCCTAGCAACATTGCAGTCAGCACTTGAAACAGGGAGGTTGATATGGTTCTGATTCGTCCATCGCCTTCATAGGGCTGAACTGGCTAGGCAGACTCGATCGAGCCCATAAGTTGGGGGCCAAATGGTTCGCCCGTGTCTAGAGGCCGCCGACACGCAAGGCAGCCATTGTAAGACGGTCGAGTTCCTTTTTTTACCCCTCTTCCAATCCCATTGTTCCAATTCTCGACGCCTCAAATTTCCCTCCCCTTTTTTTGCCTTGCATTCCTGTTCTCTTTATCTGTCCGCAATGAATCGCAAGAGAACCATCCGCCGGGCTGTGCCGCTCGACGGCCCCACTGCCCGGCCCCGGTCCGTCCCGGCGCCCCCGAAAGCATCGGCCAGCTTTGACTCCCCGGCCCTCGACTTTAGGCTTCCCTCCGAGCTTGGTTTTGGCTTCGACTGCTACCGCTCCGCTTCGCCCTCCAATCTGGACTGTGCGCCACTCCGGCTCAGCCACTGGGATTCGTCGTACTGCGGGAGGGAGATGAGCACCGTCAGCACTGACACGCAGTCGTCCTCCTCAGTTGGTTCACTGCTGTCGTCCGTTTCTACAGATACGGGTGACACTCTGACCATACGGAATGGAACTGTTCCGTCGAGGGGCCCGAGCCCGCTGCAGACCAGTTGCCTTGGCGACTCGGCGCACCCTTTCGTCTGCCTCGGGCCGCGATGCCAGGAGGCGTTTGCCTCGGATGAAGAGCTCAGGTGCCACGTCAAGTCGACCCATACGCACTCGTGTAATTGGGTTGGCTGTACCCATCccagcttctcaaccagGGACGGCCTCATCTACCACGTCAAAGTTGAGCATCTCGTCGTCTGTCCTATCCCAGGCTGTGTAGAGTCTTCATTCCAGAGCAGCCGTCTCTTGCAGTCACATATAATGCTCGCTCATCCaaaagatggcgatgatgatgtaaAAGAGTGGCAGCTCCCTGCCAAGGTTGAGCCTATCGAGAACTCCATAGCCAGTCCGGTAGAGGTGGCCCGGCTCGGCAAGAGAAAGGAGAG includes:
- a CDS encoding HET domain-containing protein yields the protein MAPRLYYRLPEGRFRLIKLLPGKWDDALQAELFEADQTFEYTALSYTWGSRRALRQVTLNGLSRGITVNLDLALRTLRSTRNPVTVWADALCIDQEDVEDKSTQVSLMNDIFGWASQVRAYVGDPLLREHASFETRLEELGPLEAFEYSDDEGEAWEEIHLSLSEFETSKSSEISAHQRCRCIFGLLRALSSPTLTAKLQDMDLFSKRLTPKMELKQRNLFEWLRMFVVAPWWDRMWITQEVGVARELVLSYGKVTMSFNMLASVVGAKLPNLAAENARVVGLLVTKLKTISELRRLQRYESIAEMRDLDYFQRSLGSPLLWLLRTFRHRHSSEPRDKIYALARLLTKLGMGSNYKLRTDYSTSVATLFCRVAVLIMQETGLFWISSADLVAKSRDNLPSWVPNWTDGFTTPDTENTAWKIRLCHNVSNISFSVEAPLPPAVPMEPSKYYSSLAADAESYSWKRHQGGEQKYNEPFTPAVEAGRNALMHSKHFFLDKDNSEPRRIWYEHHEPEVRDFTKVENCLKVPSQFCSTVRHVSEPIAPDLSNLQAIVKGLRVAHYKIFPDDWKNVELSRLEQIGRVLCFGVVIDQQSGHARRLERYDDPDLAILVQLLTRADEDLQDSEGWEVWYRQKMLHELRSPCSVCQSATHPCSECTRQSEANPIPSPKEARKDPNIRQLRRTVKQTAPGNCIIMTRDGTFALGPPQSQVGDRISILSGGLCPYVLRRDTNPQHLGYLAFQLIGDCFLDKTPIWDTEKLETVALV